The genomic window GGCCAGCGCGATCCACAACACCGCAAAACCCCACACCGGAACGCCGAAGATCACCGCGAATGCGTTCATGTCTTCGGCGACTTCGTAATCCACCGCCGGTTTGGCGGCGGCTCCCAACAGGCCAGCGGCAGTAGTGGATTGGCCCAAGGGCCCCAACACGATCCACAGCGTGGGTACTCGTGTCGATCCGGAGGTGCCGTAGAGGACCAGCCTGCTCCAGATCATGGCGATGATGTTCAGCGAGGCCAGCAACGACAACCCGAACATCGCGTAGCAGCCGTAGAGCATGGTCTCGCGACCGGTGCCAGCGACCATATGCGGGATCAGCAGTGCGCCGGTCGCGGCCGACACCATGGGCGGCACCACCGGCATCAGCCAGCCACCGAACGCTGCATCCGGTTCCACCTGGTGCTGGGTGAACATCAGGTACGGGATGGAGACGGCGGTGAACAGTCCACCCAGCGTGCCCAGCGTCCACAACACCCAGTCCAGGTCGACGGCAACCCGGTGGCCGATGAGGTCCCCGCCTACCAGCACCGCCCCCGCGCCCACGGTCAGCAGCGCCATCGGGGCTGCCCCGTAGAAGTGGGCCATCTGCGGGTTGCGGGCGTGCCGGCGGGCCACGGTGGGATGGCGCAACCAATGGCCACCGACCAACACGATCAGCACTATCAATAGGACCGCGGCGATCACCCAGACCGCTTCGGTGAAGGCCCGCAACCCGAGTATGTGGACGGGCAGGGTGGCACCGGCGATGGCGACGATCCCGGTGCCCATGACCGAGGCGAACCAGTTGGGCCCGATATTGCCCAAGACCTCGACGCGGGTATGCGGCGGCGGTTCGTCGCCCGGTATTACGGTGGCCATCGGTGACAGACCCTACTGCTGTCGAGGGCTTCGACGCAGACGGTCGCATACACTCCGGTGATCCCTCCCCGGAAAAAGGAGGTGCGCTGGTGAAGAGGCCGCCACTGATAATCGGCGTCGCGGTCCTGCTCGTGATCGCTGCGCTCGCTGTGCCGATCAAGCAGCGATGCGGCGCGCCCGGCCGCACATGTGCCACCGCGGTCGATGCCGACGGCAACATTCACTACTACTACGAACTCGAACCGCTCGCCGTTTTCGTCGCCGAACAGGCGCTGGGTTGCGACATCCCGATCTACTACAGCTCCGGCGAGGAGGTCGTGAAGGCCCGCTGAACCCCGTCCGGTGTGCTACCCGCGGCAGGTCTGCGCCGCGTAGCGCACCGTCGTGGTCGACGGCGTATTGAATTGCGCGTTGAGGGTGAGCTGCGGGTTCACCGCTTGCTCGGGTACGCCCAGGCGGTTGAGTTCCAGAAAGATCTGCACGGTGTCGGGGGCGGTCCGTCGCGCATTGGTGTCCCGGTCCGGACGCATACTGGCCTCACCCGAGTTGCCGACGAGTGTGCCGTTGATGGCCAGGTCATCGGTGTCCTGCTCAGGACCCAGCTCGACGAACTTCGTGCCGTTGTTGGCGATGCTGTAGTTCAGGATGTAGCCGACGAAGCCGGTGGCGCGGGTGCCGGTGGGCGATGGCGGCAGAGGTTGGGCGAATCGGACGACCAGTTCCAGCACGCCGCCCCGGGGATGTCTGACGTCGACGGACGACACGGTGATGTTCGGCGGCGGCTTGGGGCCGTCCTGCGTTTGGCAGGTGAGTCGCTTAGGCAGCCGCGCCCAGCTGTCAAGCGTCGGCTTGGTCCAGATGGCAAAGCCGACGCCAATCACCGTCAGTGCCAACGCAATCGGGATGACCAGCCGCAGTACCGCAGGCACCTGGACCCAGCGCTGCCGCCAACTTCCCGCATGCCGGCCCACTCCGGTGCGGCGGTGCGAAGTCCACTGCCCGCCGTCCCAATAACGTTGGCCCGCTGACCCGTCCGGATCGGCATACCATCCTGCCGGCGGCGAAGTCGGCACGGTCACGCTCCGTTCTGCATTCGAGTCAGGTCATTCGGGGCCGGCGACGATCATGGCGGGGAGTCCGGCGCCTCCGGTAGCGGATCGAGGGTGGTAACCCGATCGCCTTGCCACTGGAAGCCGACGGTGGTCAAGGTGCCGTCCTGGCAAGCGTCGCAGCTTTGCCGCGAGCGGTAGGTGAGCACGACGATGCTGTCGGTGGATGCCGGCTTCTCGATCTGGGTGAAGGAAAACGCCTTGGGCGTCGCGGTCTGGACGAAGGTTCCGCGATGGAACAGCAGCACCTGATCGGGTGAGCTGCGCGTCGCGTCCTGCACGGTCAGCACCACCGCGGACAGGTCCGCGCAGGGGTTGTAGGCGCTGGACTCCGGCGCCGGGTTCCAGGGCTTACCGGTTTTGGTGTCGGGTGCGATCTTGGCCAACGCCGCCGATACGGCGGTCGCCTCGTCCGGGCCGCACGGACCGGCAGGGGCAGCGCCGGCCGGGGTGGTGGTGGCCGACGTCGTCGTGGCGGGCGCCGAGGCCGCAGCAGGCTCCCGATCGCCGCGGGTGAGGAAGGCCGCGGTCACCACACCGACGCAGACGACGATGACCGATCCGGCCACCAACCACACAGTGCGCGCAGACCAGGGCTGCGTCGACGGTGGTGCGGTGGTGTCGACATCGTCGATCGGCTGATACGCCGGCGGAGGCCAGTCCGGGTCGACCTCGTCAGAACCCATGGATGTCACAGACCTCTTTCGATACCGTCTCAACCGCGCAGCCGACTCGGCGCACTGTAGCCAGAAAGTGCTGGTCGCGGCGGCGCCGTGCGCGCGGAGACGCGGGCGAATCGGCCCACTGGGGTTTTCTCGATTGGGGGCTTCACAGCAAGCTACCGCATACTAGACCGCATGCAACAAGCGACATCACCGCAAACCGCCGGCCGGGCGTCGGCAGGTTTGCTGGTGGTTCGTCGGGACAGGTGATGGCGCGCTCGGGCGGTGCGCACCGCCTTCGCGCTCGCCGCGAGCCGTCCCGGGTTCGCAAAGGCGTGACCCGCGGCTTCATGACGCTGGTGTCGCTGGTTGCCGTGGGTATGACGGGAGCCGGGTACTACGTCGCGCACGGCGCGCTGGGCGGCATCACCATTTCCCAGGCCCTGACTCCGGAAGATCCACGGTCCAGCGGCAACAACATGAACATCTTGCTCATCGGCCTGGATTCACGAAAAGACCAGGAAGGCAACGACCTGCCCTGGTCGGTGTTAAAACAGTTGCACGCAGGGGACTCCGACGACGGCGGCTACAACACCAACACCCTGATACTCGTGCACGTCGGGGCCGACGGCAAAGTGGTCGCCTTCTCCATTCCCCGCGATGACTGGGTTTCCTTCAACGGTGTCCCGGGATACAACCACATCAAGATCAAAGAGGCGTACGGGCTGACCAAACAGTACGTCGCGCAGCGCCTGGCCAACGAGGGCGTCAGTAGCCAACGGGAACTGGAGATGCGCGGCCGCGAAGCCGGCCGGGCCGCTACGTTGCGCGCGGTGCGGGCGTTGACCGGCGTCCCGATCGACTACTTCGCCGAGGTCAACTTGGCCGGTTTCTACGACATGGCCCAAACTCTGGGCGGCGTCGAGGTGTGCCTCAATCACCCGGTCTACGACTCGTATTCGGGTGCGGATTTTCCGGCCGGACGGCAGCGGTTGAACGCCTCTCAAGCGCTGGCTTTCGTCCGCCAGCGCCATGGCCTGGAGAACGGAGACCTCGACCGCACGCACCGCCAGCAGGCCTTCCTGTCGTCGGTCATGCACGACCTGCAGGATTCGGGCACCTTCACCAACCTGGACCGGCTCAACAGCCTGATGGCGGTGGCGCGCAAAGACGTTGTCCTGTCGGCCGGGTGGGACGAGGGGCTGTTCCGCCGGATGGGCGAATTGGCCGGCGGGAGCGTGGAATTCCGGACCCTGCCGGTGGTGCGTTACGACAACATCGACGGCC from Mycobacterium kubicae includes these protein-coding regions:
- a CDS encoding DUF2510 domain-containing protein gives rise to the protein MPTSPPAGWYADPDGSAGQRYWDGGQWTSHRRTGVGRHAGSWRQRWVQVPAVLRLVIPIALALTVIGVGFAIWTKPTLDSWARLPKRLTCQTQDGPKPPPNITVSSVDVRHPRGGVLELVVRFAQPLPPSPTGTRATGFVGYILNYSIANNGTKFVELGPEQDTDDLAINGTLVGNSGEASMRPDRDTNARRTAPDTVQIFLELNRLGVPEQAVNPQLTLNAQFNTPSTTTVRYAAQTCRG
- a CDS encoding LCP family protein — translated: MARSGGAHRLRARREPSRVRKGVTRGFMTLVSLVAVGMTGAGYYVAHGALGGITISQALTPEDPRSSGNNMNILLIGLDSRKDQEGNDLPWSVLKQLHAGDSDDGGYNTNTLILVHVGADGKVVAFSIPRDDWVSFNGVPGYNHIKIKEAYGLTKQYVAQRLANEGVSSQRELEMRGREAGRAATLRAVRALTGVPIDYFAEVNLAGFYDMAQTLGGVEVCLNHPVYDSYSGADFPAGRQRLNASQALAFVRQRHGLENGDLDRTHRQQAFLSSVMHDLQDSGTFTNLDRLNSLMAVARKDVVLSAGWDEGLFRRMGELAGGSVEFRTLPVVRYDNIDGLDVNIVDPAAIKAEIAAAIGTAPPTSAPTTTVAKPSPNTVVDVINAGSISGMATQVSTALRKQGFTAGTVRDRNSGDPSTTTVQYGPGAQTDAQNVANLLSIDSPAQLNSNLEPGHVRVVVDTNFALPEAEETTTTTTTTTTSKPNTYYYNGTTTTYPTPDEGKPVTGGGVPCVN
- a CDS encoding LppP/LprE family lipoprotein, with the translated sequence MGSDEVDPDWPPPAYQPIDDVDTTAPPSTQPWSARTVWLVAGSVIVVCVGVVTAAFLTRGDREPAAASAPATTTSATTTPAGAAPAGPCGPDEATAVSAALAKIAPDTKTGKPWNPAPESSAYNPCADLSAVVLTVQDATRSSPDQVLLFHRGTFVQTATPKAFSFTQIEKPASTDSIVVLTYRSRQSCDACQDGTLTTVGFQWQGDRVTTLDPLPEAPDSPP
- a CDS encoding TDT family transporter, producing the protein MATVIPGDEPPPHTRVEVLGNIGPNWFASVMGTGIVAIAGATLPVHILGLRAFTEAVWVIAAVLLIVLIVLVGGHWLRHPTVARRHARNPQMAHFYGAAPMALLTVGAGAVLVGGDLIGHRVAVDLDWVLWTLGTLGGLFTAVSIPYLMFTQHQVEPDAAFGGWLMPVVPPMVSAATGALLIPHMVAGTGRETMLYGCYAMFGLSLLASLNIIAMIWSRLVLYGTSGSTRVPTLWIVLGPLGQSTTAAGLLGAAAKPAVDYEVAEDMNAFAVIFGVPVWGFAVLWIALATSLTIRTLRRGMPFALTWWSLTFPVGTFVTGTAQLAAHTHLPLFKVAAGIAYAGLLLTWLLVTARTARGSLRGNLFAPPSEQPIKATKDPLRS